A genomic stretch from Sporocytophaga myxococcoides includes:
- a CDS encoding sensor histidine kinase, with product MKETQTFDYQQFLEIQKENARLKEHITNQENMFGMTLRNMGGLNQELKFAKEKIKEQNLLLEKIVADRTIELLAINNQLNALLYRASHDMKGPVSTSEGLLNLIELTNDQEEIKEMSNLMRLTLRKLSRLLDGLSFLGRLKTEKSIISRINFDTFFSEFKEKLYQNHSHRFPVINAQLPENRDFNSDPDILNVIFREVFENSIIFGRNALIEITFVMDITHDHITFSITDNGYGIREGVLSLVTEMFFRGSEKSEGSGMGLFLVQSAVEHLQGELFISSGEKKGTTVKIVIPNSTF from the coding sequence ATGAAGGAAACCCAGACTTTTGATTATCAGCAATTTTTAGAAATACAAAAAGAAAACGCAAGGCTTAAAGAACATATAACCAATCAGGAGAATATGTTTGGAATGACTTTGCGTAATATGGGTGGTCTTAATCAGGAACTCAAGTTTGCAAAAGAGAAAATTAAAGAACAGAATCTTCTTTTAGAAAAGATAGTTGCTGATCGTACAATTGAGCTTCTTGCAATCAATAACCAGCTGAATGCCTTGTTATATCGGGCATCTCATGATATGAAAGGGCCGGTAAGCACTTCTGAAGGTCTTCTTAATCTTATTGAACTCACTAATGATCAGGAAGAGATTAAGGAAATGTCAAATTTAATGAGATTGACTTTGCGCAAGCTAAGCAGACTACTCGATGGACTTTCATTCCTTGGAAGATTAAAAACTGAAAAGAGTATTATTTCCAGAATAAATTTCGATACGTTCTTTTCTGAATTTAAAGAAAAACTTTACCAAAATCATTCTCACAGATTCCCTGTTATTAATGCTCAACTTCCGGAAAACAGAGATTTCAATTCAGATCCGGACATCCTAAATGTAATCTTCAGAGAGGTATTTGAAAACAGTATCATTTTCGGAAGAAATGCTTTGATTGAAATTACCTTTGTAATGGATATAACACATGACCACATTACTTTTTCAATTACAGATAATGGATATGGAATTAGAGAAGGTGTGCTTAGTCTTGTTACAGAAATGTTTTTCAGAGGAAGTGAAAAGTCTGAAGGTAGTGGAATGGGCTTGTTCCTGGTACAAAGCGCAGTAGAACATTTACAGGGAGAGCTCTTTATTTCAAGCGGAGAAAAAAAGGGGACAACAGTAAAGATTGTTATCCCGAATAGTACTTTCTGA
- a CDS encoding DUF2157 domain-containing protein, which yields MPERKFILNTLLTDGIISNEDKEKIENYEQDKLFSLFWEVKTFLYLGVLLFSAGAGLIIYLNIDTIGHISIISLIGLACMACFYYTFRKSEPFSFNEVMNSSPWNDYILLLGCLLFLSLETYLQIQYTIFGNQYGTATIIPTLLFFLLAYRFDHKGVLSMGVTGLAGWAGIAVTPREVFDGLDNFSDHSYIWTALGLGSFLNALVFGLQRINLKNHFAFTYLNFAIHILFIAALAGLFSEINHFLFILILFSIGGVYYFQARKLESYYFLLFIMIYLYIGITYIIFYFMFKAGAGLELAYFGFFYFIGSCALAVLLIKNHKSLLKI from the coding sequence ATGCCTGAAAGAAAATTCATTTTAAATACTTTGCTTACTGATGGAATTATATCCAACGAAGACAAAGAAAAGATCGAAAATTATGAGCAAGACAAGCTTTTTTCGCTCTTTTGGGAAGTAAAAACATTTTTATACCTGGGTGTATTACTTTTCTCAGCTGGCGCAGGCCTTATTATCTATCTCAACATTGACACTATCGGTCACATTTCCATTATTTCTCTTATTGGACTTGCCTGCATGGCCTGCTTCTATTACACTTTCAGAAAAAGTGAGCCTTTTTCCTTTAATGAAGTAATGAATTCCTCGCCGTGGAATGATTATATTTTATTACTCGGGTGTCTCCTTTTTTTATCACTTGAAACTTATTTACAGATTCAATACACCATATTCGGAAATCAATATGGCACTGCCACAATTATCCCAACTCTTTTATTTTTCCTGCTTGCTTACAGGTTCGATCATAAAGGTGTATTAAGCATGGGAGTGACAGGTCTTGCAGGATGGGCAGGAATAGCCGTAACTCCCAGAGAAGTATTTGATGGACTGGATAACTTTTCTGACCACTCTTACATATGGACTGCTTTAGGTCTTGGTTCTTTCCTTAATGCCCTGGTCTTTGGACTTCAGAGAATCAATCTGAAAAACCATTTTGCATTTACTTATCTCAACTTTGCAATACACATCCTCTTTATTGCCGCATTGGCTGGTCTGTTTTCAGAAATCAACCACTTCTTATTTATACTTATTTTATTTTCAATTGGAGGAGTCTATTATTTCCAGGCGAGAAAACTTGAATCTTACTATTTCTTGCTTTTCATCATGATATATTTATATATAGGCATAACCTATATTATTTTTTATTTTATGTTTAAAGCCGGAGCAGGCCTGGAATTAGCTTACTTTGGATTTTTCTATTTCATCGGTAGTTGTGCCTTAGCCGTTTTACTAATTAAAAATCACAAAAGTCTGTTAAAAATATGA
- a CDS encoding MFS transporter, with protein MTDIGKIPENKYKNKWLILANVAFGVLMATLDGSIVNIALPTIKTELQAGSAVQWIVISYFLTTTGTLLIMGRISDIIGAKPIYVSGFIIFTIGSLLCGIAPGIWYLTAFRVIQGIGASMLFAVGPVIIANVFEPKDRGKALGLIGTIVATGNSLGPVLGGVLLGSLGWKSIFFVNVPLGIIAVLFTLRNIPGGAEKKKEYFDYPGALLFLAGAILFLIGLYLGPLDNFGWNNKTVIMNIIAGVLLLTFFFFWQKRAPVPMLNFTLFKRKNYSYSIISAWLAFTSTGANFFILPFYLQQILNYPPEKAGFILLAGPATLGIVAPIGGFLSDKIGPRFIATVGLLITATGYFSFTFITENWDWHQIVWRSALISLGFGLFQSPNSSRALNSAPAHLRGVGSSALAFMRNLGLLMGVSIAAAIWYSFRKKIAYSSGIEELSNHAQVYGMHFVYYALTFFVLSAAVLSYLNIPEYAED; from the coding sequence ATGACAGATATCGGAAAAATACCGGAAAATAAATACAAGAATAAGTGGCTTATACTTGCCAATGTAGCATTCGGGGTTTTGATGGCTACGCTTGACGGAAGTATTGTAAATATTGCCCTTCCTACAATTAAGACAGAGCTTCAGGCTGGCAGTGCTGTTCAATGGATTGTAATATCTTATTTTCTTACTACTACCGGTACCCTGCTGATCATGGGCAGGATCTCTGATATCATAGGGGCGAAGCCAATATATGTTTCAGGTTTTATAATATTTACAATTGGCTCTTTGCTCTGTGGTATTGCTCCCGGAATATGGTATTTGACAGCCTTTAGAGTAATTCAGGGAATAGGAGCATCTATGTTGTTTGCTGTCGGTCCAGTGATTATAGCAAATGTTTTTGAACCCAAAGATCGTGGGAAGGCTTTAGGTTTAATCGGTACCATTGTCGCAACTGGTAATAGTCTTGGTCCCGTGTTGGGTGGAGTCTTGCTGGGATCATTGGGATGGAAAAGTATTTTTTTTGTAAATGTTCCGCTGGGCATTATTGCTGTTTTATTTACACTCAGAAATATTCCCGGCGGAGCCGAAAAGAAAAAAGAGTACTTTGATTATCCAGGAGCATTGTTGTTTCTTGCAGGAGCGATATTGTTTCTGATCGGACTTTATCTCGGGCCATTGGATAATTTCGGATGGAATAACAAAACTGTGATAATGAATATTATAGCAGGGGTACTACTTCTAACCTTTTTTTTCTTTTGGCAGAAAAGGGCACCGGTCCCTATGCTCAACTTTACTTTATTTAAAAGGAAAAACTATAGTTATTCAATTATATCCGCATGGTTGGCTTTTACATCTACAGGGGCAAACTTTTTTATTTTACCATTTTACCTTCAACAAATTTTGAACTACCCTCCTGAAAAGGCCGGTTTTATATTGCTTGCGGGTCCGGCAACACTAGGAATTGTAGCCCCTATAGGAGGTTTCCTTTCTGATAAAATCGGTCCGCGATTTATTGCAACTGTAGGGCTTTTGATTACAGCTACTGGTTATTTTTCATTTACTTTTATTACAGAAAACTGGGACTGGCATCAGATTGTATGGAGGAGCGCTTTGATCAGCCTTGGATTTGGATTGTTTCAATCACCCAATAGTTCCAGAGCTTTAAATTCAGCTCCAGCGCACCTTCGAGGTGTTGGAAGCAGCGCACTTGCTTTTATGAGAAATTTAGGGCTTTTGATGGGGGTATCAATAGCAGCGGCTATCTGGTATTCATTTAGAAAGAAAATAGCTTATTCATCAGGTATTGAGGAGTTAAGTAACCATGCTCAGGTTTATGGAATGCACTTTGTTTATTATGCTCTGACGTTTTTTGTACTTAGCGCTGCTGTTTTGTCTTACCTCAATATTCCGGAATATGCAGAGGATTAA
- a CDS encoding transmembrane-type terpene cyclase, which translates to MEKLLNLEVYSPLDLSLFGICCIFWFLVYINVIINIIKYKVVEIPVAAVVANFSWELLWSWCFHTNLGELFQWGYRIWFFMDIFIIYSIFKYGYKQFQLEPFKKQSVVITAFGLAFWMIGLYFLIPEHDTDGFGAFSAYLINTYMSAFYCYQIIRQPEFGISKANGWFKMIGTAGCSAMIYNHFWNIPGYKGLMALCAITLFLDLLYIYLQYSLVRERSKDGKISFIPA; encoded by the coding sequence ATGGAAAAGCTTTTAAATCTTGAAGTGTATAGTCCCTTAGACTTAAGCTTGTTTGGCATATGTTGTATTTTTTGGTTTCTAGTTTACATCAATGTAATTATAAATATCATTAAATATAAGGTGGTGGAAATCCCTGTAGCTGCGGTGGTAGCCAACTTTTCATGGGAGCTGCTCTGGAGCTGGTGCTTTCATACCAATCTGGGAGAACTCTTTCAATGGGGGTACAGGATATGGTTCTTTATGGATATATTTATCATTTATAGTATTTTTAAATATGGCTATAAGCAATTTCAGCTTGAGCCCTTTAAAAAACAGTCTGTAGTAATTACAGCATTTGGACTCGCGTTTTGGATGATTGGTTTGTACTTCCTGATTCCAGAGCATGATACAGACGGATTTGGAGCTTTTTCTGCTTATCTCATCAATACATATATGAGTGCATTTTACTGCTATCAGATTATCAGGCAGCCTGAATTCGGCATTTCTAAAGCAAATGGCTGGTTTAAAATGATTGGTACTGCAGGTTGTTCAGCGATGATTTATAATCATTTCTGGAATATTCCCGGCTATAAAGGATTAATGGCTTTATGTGCCATTACATTATTCCTTGATCTGTTGTACATTTACTTGCAGTATAGTTTGGTAAGAGAGAGAAGTAAAGATGGTAAGATCAGCTTCATTCCTGCATAA
- the fabF gene encoding beta-ketoacyl-ACP synthase II: MKRVVVTGMGAITPIGNSIHDFWNSVKQGISGANHISRFDTTHFKTKFACEVKNFNPLDFLDKKESRKMDLFCQYGIASTEEAIKDAGISFDTINKDKVGVIWSSGIGGFVTFQEEVLAYAQSKLPKFNPFFITKMISDIVPGYISIKFGLRGINFGTVSACASSTNAIIDAFNYLRLGKANIIIAGGSEAPIIDAGIGGFNAMKALSENNEEFSKASRPFDKTRDGFVLGEGSGTLILEELEHAKSRGARIYAEIIGGGLAADAYHITATHPEGIGAYLAMKDALEDARISPSEVDYINCHATSTPLGDPSELAAIDRLFNGQKINISATKSMTGHLLGAAGAVEAIIAIKSIEENIIPPTINTNDLSEINLSSDVEIITGKYKPSNVEVAMSNTFGFGGHNAIAIFRRFAE, encoded by the coding sequence ATGAAGCGAGTTGTAGTAACAGGTATGGGAGCGATTACTCCAATCGGTAATTCTATCCACGATTTTTGGAATTCGGTAAAGCAAGGTATAAGCGGAGCTAACCATATTTCAAGATTTGACACCACGCACTTCAAGACAAAATTTGCCTGTGAAGTAAAGAACTTTAATCCTTTGGATTTTCTTGATAAAAAAGAATCCCGTAAAATGGACCTGTTTTGTCAATATGGAATTGCCAGTACAGAGGAAGCTATAAAAGATGCAGGAATCAGCTTTGACACAATCAATAAAGACAAAGTAGGTGTAATATGGTCTTCAGGAATTGGTGGCTTTGTCACTTTTCAGGAAGAAGTGCTGGCATATGCTCAAAGCAAATTACCTAAGTTTAACCCCTTTTTCATCACCAAAATGATTTCGGATATCGTGCCGGGGTATATATCCATAAAGTTTGGTTTGCGTGGGATAAATTTCGGAACAGTCTCTGCCTGTGCTTCATCAACAAATGCAATCATCGATGCCTTTAACTACTTGAGGTTAGGAAAAGCAAATATCATTATAGCCGGCGGTTCTGAAGCTCCCATTATTGACGCAGGTATCGGTGGTTTTAATGCGATGAAAGCTTTATCTGAAAATAATGAAGAATTTTCAAAGGCCTCCAGACCTTTTGATAAAACAAGAGATGGCTTTGTACTCGGAGAAGGCAGTGGCACCCTGATTCTTGAAGAACTGGAACATGCGAAATCGCGAGGGGCCAGAATCTATGCAGAAATCATTGGAGGTGGACTTGCAGCGGACGCTTATCATATTACAGCTACTCATCCGGAAGGAATCGGTGCTTACCTTGCCATGAAGGATGCTTTGGAAGACGCACGCATTTCACCTTCAGAAGTGGATTACATTAATTGCCATGCGACCTCTACACCACTGGGAGATCCGAGCGAACTTGCAGCAATTGACAGATTATTCAATGGACAAAAGATAAATATAAGTGCTACCAAATCAATGACGGGTCATTTGCTCGGAGCCGCTGGAGCCGTGGAAGCTATCATAGCAATTAAAAGTATTGAGGAAAATATTATTCCTCCGACTATCAATACAAATGATCTTTCTGAAATTAATCTATCATCGGACGTAGAAATTATAACAGGTAAGTATAAACCAAGCAATGTAGAAGTGGCTATGAGCAATACCTTTGGTTTTGGAGGGCATAATGCTATTGCAATATTCAGAAGATTTGCAGAATAA
- a CDS encoding DUF493 family protein: MEDKKFKGLQERLEKLSWPSIYMFKFIVPTEKEKELVDIFEGRITEKKYSQKGNYVSVTSTFAVESGDSVLHYYKEASKIEGVVAL, translated from the coding sequence ATGGAAGATAAGAAATTTAAAGGATTGCAGGAAAGGCTAGAAAAATTGTCATGGCCATCTATTTATATGTTCAAGTTTATTGTTCCTACAGAAAAAGAAAAGGAGTTAGTTGATATTTTTGAGGGGCGTATAACAGAAAAAAAATATTCTCAGAAAGGGAACTACGTCAGTGTTACATCTACATTTGCTGTTGAATCAGGCGATTCCGTATTACACTATTATAAAGAAGCATCCAAAATTGAAGGTGTTGTGGCATTGTAA
- a CDS encoding cryptochrome/photolyase family protein, whose product MDQAFLIFPHQLFEINFHRKKNQLICLIEEPLLFNQYKFHKQKLIFHRASLKAYEGQLLSKGFNCIYFDQIKFPDTEEIFKELVKNKISQITYIDPTDEWLSKRIEKNASINGIKTVVENSPMFLNTKKNLEDYFSDNKFHMADFYSHERKRLDLMIDNGKPRGGKWSFDNENRKRLPKNHTPPTIHFPQPNEFVMEAFNYVEKNFSANPGTAMPFLYPVTHREAQTWLEFFISQRLNLFGTYEDAISSKHPFVYHSVLSPLLNSGLLIPEEVLDKVMEHQYEIPINALEGFVRQIIGWREYMRAVYQLKGNQIRTENYFNHKRKLPLSFWDASTGILPVDHTISNVLNNSYSHHIERLMIMGNFMLLCETHPDEVYKWFMEMYIDAYDWVMVPNVYGMSQFAAGQVITTKPYISGSNYILKMSDYPRGPWADIWDSLYWRFIDLHKKKFQRNPRMTLMLRQLEKKDKQTIKGFYEKTDKFLGVES is encoded by the coding sequence ATGGATCAAGCTTTTTTAATATTTCCTCACCAGTTATTTGAAATTAACTTTCACAGAAAGAAGAACCAGCTTATCTGTTTAATAGAAGAGCCTTTGCTTTTTAACCAATATAAGTTTCATAAACAAAAACTTATATTTCACAGAGCCAGCTTGAAAGCTTATGAGGGACAACTCTTATCAAAGGGATTCAATTGCATTTACTTTGACCAGATAAAATTTCCTGATACTGAAGAAATATTTAAAGAGTTGGTAAAAAATAAAATCAGTCAGATCACTTATATAGATCCTACAGATGAGTGGCTATCAAAACGAATAGAAAAAAATGCATCTATTAATGGAATCAAAACAGTTGTGGAAAATTCGCCCATGTTTCTCAATACCAAGAAAAATCTTGAAGACTATTTTTCCGATAATAAATTTCATATGGCTGATTTTTATTCGCATGAAAGAAAACGACTTGATTTAATGATTGATAATGGAAAGCCAAGAGGAGGTAAATGGAGCTTTGATAATGAAAACAGAAAAAGACTTCCTAAAAATCACACACCTCCAACAATTCATTTTCCTCAGCCAAATGAATTTGTAATGGAGGCATTTAATTATGTAGAAAAAAATTTCAGTGCTAATCCGGGAACTGCAATGCCTTTCTTATACCCCGTCACCCATAGAGAAGCACAAACATGGCTGGAGTTCTTTATTAGTCAAAGACTAAATTTGTTTGGAACTTATGAGGATGCTATTTCATCCAAACATCCGTTTGTCTATCACTCAGTCTTAAGCCCACTCCTCAATTCAGGCCTGCTAATTCCGGAAGAAGTTTTGGACAAGGTCATGGAACATCAATATGAGATTCCCATCAATGCATTAGAAGGTTTTGTCAGACAAATCATTGGCTGGAGAGAGTACATGAGAGCTGTATATCAACTTAAAGGAAATCAAATTCGTACAGAAAACTATTTTAATCATAAAAGAAAATTACCCTTATCTTTCTGGGATGCATCTACAGGAATTTTGCCGGTAGATCATACTATTTCAAATGTTCTTAATAACTCCTATAGTCATCATATAGAACGTCTTATGATAATGGGAAACTTTATGCTTCTCTGCGAAACACATCCGGATGAAGTTTACAAATGGTTTATGGAAATGTATATTGACGCCTACGATTGGGTAATGGTACCTAATGTATATGGGATGAGCCAGTTTGCTGCTGGCCAGGTTATTACTACCAAACCATATATCTCCGGTTCGAACTATATATTAAAAATGAGCGATTATCCCCGCGGACCATGGGCAGATATCTGGGACAGTTTATATTGGAGATTTATTGATTTACATAAAAAGAAATTCCAAAGGAATCCAAGAATGACTTTAATGCTGAGACAACTTGAGAAAAAGGATAAGCAGACTATTAAGGGGTTTTATGAAAAGACGGATAAGTTTTTGGGAGTTGAAAGTTGA
- a CDS encoding nucleoside 2-deoxyribosyltransferase, with protein sequence MKIYLAGPDVFRQNAKEHFEKLNNFLSQKGHKALIPLDNQIDPTKAELVCEQIFNGNIQMIEMADVVVANIDPFRGACMDDGTAFEIGMAFGKKKKIYAYCTEPECTIPETTKKMFDISKQPEYSEIEDFGHCVNLMIHYAIVQSGGRIFRTFEECIEALG encoded by the coding sequence ATGAAAATCTACCTTGCCGGACCTGATGTCTTCAGACAAAATGCAAAAGAGCATTTTGAAAAATTAAATAATTTTCTTTCACAGAAAGGGCATAAAGCCTTGATACCTTTAGACAATCAGATAGATCCGACAAAAGCCGAGCTGGTGTGTGAACAGATATTCAATGGAAATATTCAAATGATAGAAATGGCTGATGTTGTTGTAGCGAACATCGATCCCTTTCGCGGAGCCTGCATGGACGATGGTACCGCTTTTGAAATCGGGATGGCATTTGGTAAAAAGAAAAAAATATATGCCTACTGTACTGAACCTGAATGTACCATTCCGGAAACAACAAAAAAAATGTTTGATATCTCCAAACAGCCGGAATATAGTGAAATAGAAGATTTTGGTCATTGCGTAAACCTCATGATACACTATGCCATTGTTCAGTCAGGAGGCAGAATTTTCAGGACTTTTGAAGAATGTATCGAAGCTTTAGGTTAA
- a CDS encoding T9SS type A sorting domain-containing protein produces MNKHLAFLRNYGLLLLLAALSCIQPLSAQTPLVLNQYAKVIDFPSCSPCLNPCNKVIVDDVAQFVVGDEVLLIQMKGADISWSQDTTFGDIITYGSTGFHEVLSIAAIDAVTKLITFANTIGGNYSVDGKVQLVKKFISPGNYNVPVGGISCAPWDGNKGGVLFMEVNGTLSLSGSIDVTGMGFRGAVNPNSNLNITECGTGGPAGDEFANGIFFLDGANLQWAGRKGEGIAEFRNPQYELGTGNLANGGGGGLNHNAGGGGGSNMGAGGRGGNSYIGISNEICGVISNGSGGIALDRMGGLRLFLGGGGGAGHENNHRGNSGGDGGGIIVIKADKIEGNGNKIISDGFIGFNYDLIQGGNGENDGGGGGGAGGSIKIECNDLGTTALTIQARGGNGGSLTAQEHGPGGGGGGGLVCFNASSIANPLVKVVSEGGNPGITITDSSAYGAQAGSPGITGFSCTTISSQPPKVILFSAGSDQTLCNPGVAVLDTKLEKTGTTFTWYKDGVELTAEKDSVYTTNAPGIYVVKVTTANCSSTDTVVIKKIGNEVPVNQYFCDNAGPATVTLEVGNPETAAKYGWFSEQTGGSLVHVGNSYTVTGLTKDTVFYVVDTVKVTTVFGPTGAGAAQEYYIADGSNNDITIQEELRKFNVTAPIKLKSVEVRAALNAGGCGYNNTFTRSITIQLFQNGIATGQTATGTIQCDVPTKVVLNFDIPPGNNYELRIEDIDKAFFKISDEEEGYSIPVVMTILPNQKKSGAFFNWEIEYGAPCGRMPIWAKKSCPLPLMLLSFRGVSLDGKSNLYWSTALEKNVEGFIIESSSDGFYFESKGFVSASGLGHYQFQDANWEKSLYYRLKIVDKDGSFAYSPIIHLKGGNEKFFNLFPNPAFEVLYLQIVTSEKSSVLVELTDVVGKQILTKEQSFEKGVNTLSFNITSLPTGVYFLSILTQEGIEVRKFEKR; encoded by the coding sequence ATGAACAAGCATCTTGCTTTTCTGAGAAATTATGGTCTGTTGCTACTGCTAGCAGCTCTCTCATGTATTCAGCCTTTATCGGCTCAAACACCTTTGGTACTGAACCAATATGCTAAGGTAATTGATTTTCCATCCTGCAGTCCATGTCTTAATCCTTGTAATAAGGTGATTGTTGATGATGTAGCACAATTTGTTGTTGGTGATGAAGTACTTCTTATTCAAATGAAAGGTGCTGATATAAGTTGGTCTCAGGATACTACATTTGGGGACATTATAACTTATGGTAGTACAGGTTTCCATGAAGTACTTTCTATCGCAGCTATAGATGCCGTAACCAAGCTCATAACATTCGCTAATACGATAGGAGGAAATTATTCTGTTGATGGAAAGGTACAGCTTGTCAAAAAGTTTATATCCCCTGGAAATTATAATGTTCCTGTCGGAGGGATTTCATGCGCCCCATGGGATGGAAATAAAGGTGGGGTTTTGTTTATGGAGGTAAACGGGACTTTGTCCCTTTCGGGAAGCATAGATGTTACAGGAATGGGCTTCAGAGGAGCGGTAAACCCTAACAGCAATCTAAATATTACCGAATGTGGAACAGGAGGACCTGCAGGTGATGAATTTGCGAATGGTATATTTTTTCTCGATGGTGCTAACCTTCAATGGGCAGGAAGAAAAGGTGAAGGTATAGCGGAGTTCAGAAATCCTCAATATGAACTTGGAACAGGTAACCTTGCGAATGGCGGTGGAGGTGGATTGAATCACAATGCTGGAGGGGGAGGAGGTTCTAATATGGGAGCAGGAGGAAGAGGAGGGAATTCCTATATAGGAATATCCAATGAAATTTGTGGTGTAATTTCGAATGGATCAGGTGGCATTGCTCTTGATAGAATGGGTGGTTTGCGCCTGTTTCTTGGCGGAGGTGGTGGTGCAGGACATGAGAATAACCACAGAGGAAACTCAGGTGGTGATGGAGGGGGGATCATTGTGATCAAGGCAGACAAGATTGAAGGTAATGGAAATAAAATTATCTCCGATGGTTTTATCGGATTCAACTATGATCTTATTCAGGGGGGAAATGGTGAAAATGATGGAGGTGGAGGAGGTGGAGCCGGTGGTTCTATTAAAATAGAATGTAATGATTTGGGTACCACAGCGCTTACTATTCAGGCTAGAGGCGGAAATGGGGGAAGCCTTACCGCACAGGAACATGGTCCAGGCGGAGGCGGTGGGGGAGGCCTTGTGTGTTTTAATGCCTCTTCAATTGCTAATCCGTTGGTAAAAGTAGTTTCAGAAGGAGGAAATCCTGGAATTACCATAACAGACTCTTCTGCGTATGGAGCGCAGGCAGGCTCGCCTGGTATAACTGGTTTTTCCTGTACTACTATTTCTTCTCAACCTCCGAAAGTTATTCTGTTTTCAGCTGGTAGTGATCAAACTCTTTGCAATCCTGGGGTAGCAGTTCTTGATACCAAACTGGAAAAGACAGGAACTACCTTTACCTGGTATAAAGACGGAGTGGAACTGACAGCAGAAAAAGATTCGGTATATACAACAAATGCTCCAGGTATATATGTGGTGAAAGTGACAACAGCCAATTGTTCTTCTACAGATACTGTAGTGATCAAAAAAATAGGAAATGAGGTGCCCGTAAATCAGTATTTCTGTGATAACGCTGGTCCTGCAACAGTAACGCTTGAAGTAGGGAATCCGGAAACAGCTGCTAAATATGGCTGGTTTTCCGAGCAGACTGGAGGTTCGCTTGTACACGTGGGAAACAGCTATACTGTAACGGGACTAACCAAGGATACAGTTTTCTATGTTGTAGATACTGTAAAAGTAACTACTGTTTTCGGGCCTACCGGAGCAGGAGCAGCTCAGGAGTATTATATTGCCGATGGAAGTAACAATGATATTACAATTCAGGAAGAATTAAGAAAGTTTAATGTTACAGCCCCTATAAAGCTCAAATCAGTAGAAGTAAGAGCAGCTTTGAATGCTGGTGGTTGCGGGTATAACAATACATTTACTAGAAGTATTACTATTCAGCTTTTTCAAAATGGAATTGCTACGGGACAAACTGCAACAGGCACAATACAATGTGATGTTCCGACAAAAGTTGTTTTGAATTTTGACATTCCTCCTGGAAATAATTACGAATTAAGAATTGAAGATATAGATAAAGCATTTTTTAAGATCAGCGATGAAGAAGAAGGGTATTCTATTCCTGTTGTAATGACCATACTTCCAAATCAGAAGAAATCAGGAGCATTCTTTAACTGGGAGATAGAATACGGTGCTCCATGCGGAAGAATGCCAATCTGGGCTAAAAAGAGCTGTCCGCTTCCTTTGATGCTCTTATCATTTAGAGGTGTTAGTCTGGATGGTAAATCAAATCTTTATTGGTCTACAGCATTAGAGAAAAATGTTGAAGGTTTTATAATTGAAAGCAGTAGTGATGGATTCTATTTTGAATCCAAAGGGTTTGTATCGGCTAGTGGTCTTGGTCATTACCAATTTCAGGATGCGAATTGGGAAAAAAGTCTTTATTACAGACTTAAAATCGTAGATAAAGATGGTTCTTTTGCATACAGTCCTATCATACATCTGAAGGGCGGTAATGAAAAGTTTTTTAACCTTTTTCCAAATCCTGCTTTTGAAGTGTTGTACCTTCAAATTGTGACTTCCGAAAAATCATCTGTGCTGGTTGAATTAACAGATGTTGTAGGAAAACAAATTTTAACAAAAGAGCAAAGTTTTGAAAAAGGAGTTAATACACTTTCCTTTAACATAACCTCATTACCAACCGGAGTTTACTTCCTGAGCATATTAACGCAAGAAGGGATTGAGGTAAGAAAGTTTGAGAAGAGATAA